A window from Actimicrobium sp. CCC2.4 encodes these proteins:
- the nth gene encoding endonuclease III: MNAEKRRLIFERWQAANPNPATELAYSTPFELLIAVLLSAQATDVAVNKATRKLFPMASTPAAIYALGVDGLIPYIQTIGLYRNKAKNTIETCRLILTEHGGQIPRDRAGLEALPGVGRKTANVVLNTAFGEPTIAVDTHIFRLGNRTGLAPGKDVDVVEHKLMKFVPREFLQDAHHWMILHGRYTCMARSPQCWNCMIADLCDYRDKTPVPAKAV, translated from the coding sequence ATGAACGCCGAAAAGCGCCGCCTCATTTTTGAGCGCTGGCAAGCCGCCAATCCGAATCCGGCCACCGAACTGGCCTACAGCACACCGTTCGAATTGCTGATTGCCGTACTGCTGTCGGCGCAGGCCACCGACGTCGCCGTCAACAAGGCCACCCGCAAGCTCTTTCCGATGGCCAGCACGCCGGCCGCCATTTACGCGCTGGGTGTCGACGGGCTGATCCCGTACATCCAGACCATCGGGCTTTATCGCAACAAGGCAAAGAACACGATAGAAACCTGTCGGCTGATCCTGACCGAACATGGCGGTCAGATACCGCGTGACCGCGCCGGCCTCGAAGCGCTGCCCGGCGTCGGTCGCAAGACCGCCAATGTGGTGCTCAATACCGCGTTCGGCGAGCCGACCATAGCGGTCGACACGCATATTTTCCGGCTCGGTAATCGCACCGGCCTGGCACCCGGCAAGGATGTCGATGTGGTCGAGCACAAGCTGATGAAATTCGTGCCGCGCGAGTTCCTGCAGGACGCCCATCACTGGATGATTCTGCATGGCCGCTACACCTGCATGGCGCGCAGTCCGCAATGCTGGAACTGCATGATTGCGGACCTGTGCGATTACCGGGACAAGACACCGGTCCCGGCCAAAGCCGTCTGA
- the rsxB gene encoding electron transport complex subunit RsxB — MKSLADRIEDALPQTQCTKCGYAGCRPYAEAIADGSAGINQCPPGGQEGIVRLASLLDRPVIALNPVHGIERPRPVAIIDEALCIGCTLCIQACPVDAILGAPKQMHTILPDLCTGCDLCVAPCPVDCIAMVAVTTTTGWQAWTEQQAGEARARHDFRAARLLRERRDNDARLLAKAAAKLKEVESAPTLSAADSAERDRKKAIIQAAIERARIKRETDAGEAR; from the coding sequence ATGAAATCCCTCGCCGATCGCATCGAAGATGCCCTGCCTCAAACCCAATGCACGAAGTGCGGCTATGCCGGCTGCCGTCCCTATGCCGAGGCCATCGCCGATGGCAGTGCCGGCATCAACCAGTGCCCGCCCGGGGGACAGGAAGGCATTGTCCGGCTGGCCAGCCTGCTGGATCGCCCGGTCATTGCGCTCAATCCGGTCCATGGCATCGAGCGACCACGTCCGGTCGCCATCATCGACGAAGCACTGTGCATCGGCTGCACGCTGTGCATCCAGGCCTGCCCGGTCGATGCCATCCTCGGTGCGCCAAAACAGATGCACACCATCCTGCCCGACCTGTGTACCGGCTGCGATTTATGCGTGGCGCCTTGCCCCGTCGATTGCATTGCGATGGTCGCAGTCACCACCACGACCGGCTGGCAGGCATGGACTGAGCAACAGGCCGGCGAGGCACGCGCACGGCATGATTTCCGTGCCGCGCGCTTGCTGCGCGAGCGCCGCGACAACGATGCCCGCCTGCTCGCCAAAGCCGCTGCCAAACTCAAGGAAGTCGAAAGCGCGCCGACCCTGTCGGCGGCCGACAGTGCCGAACGCGATCGCAAGAAAGCGATCATTCAGGCAGCCATCGAACGGGCCAGGATCAAGCGAGAAACCGATGCCGGAGAAGCCCGATGA
- a CDS encoding polyhydroxyalkanoate depolymerase, whose amino-acid sequence MLYHFHEMNRSLMSPLIQWAEASAKLFTNPVSPLAHTPFSQRIAAGYELMFRLGKDYEKPQFGLKSTTINGEDVGILEAPSTVKPFCTLVHFAKNLTVAERTALNQPKVLLVAPLSGHHSTLLRDTVKALLPEHDVYITDWTDARMVPLAAGAFHLHDYIYYVQDFIRQLGPDVHVISVCQPTVPVLAAISLMATAKDPMLPKTMTMMGGPIDPRKSPTEVNNLATKKPFSWFENTVIYTVPANYPGAGRKVYPGFLQHAGFVAMNPDRHAQSHWEFYMQLRKGDDASAEEHRKFYDEYNAVLDMPSEYYLETIKTVFQDFNLPLGTWEVGGKLVRPQDIKTVALLTVEGELDDISGAGQTQAAHTLCSGIPADMQEDYIAEGCGHYGIFAGRRWRELICPKVGAFIKAHS is encoded by the coding sequence ATGCTCTACCACTTTCATGAAATGAACCGCAGCTTAATGAGCCCCCTGATCCAGTGGGCTGAAGCGTCGGCAAAACTGTTCACCAATCCTGTTTCGCCATTGGCACACACACCGTTTTCGCAGCGCATCGCTGCAGGTTACGAACTGATGTTCCGCCTTGGCAAAGATTACGAAAAACCGCAATTCGGCCTGAAATCGACAACCATCAACGGCGAAGACGTTGGCATCCTCGAAGCGCCCTCCACCGTCAAGCCATTCTGTACGCTGGTCCATTTCGCCAAGAACCTGACCGTCGCCGAGCGCACTGCGCTGAACCAGCCGAAAGTGCTGCTGGTCGCGCCGCTGTCCGGTCACCATTCGACCTTGTTGCGCGATACCGTCAAGGCGTTATTGCCGGAGCATGACGTCTACATTACCGACTGGACCGATGCGCGTATGGTTCCCCTGGCCGCCGGTGCATTCCATCTGCATGACTACATTTACTATGTCCAGGATTTCATCCGCCAGCTCGGGCCGGACGTGCATGTAATTTCGGTGTGTCAGCCGACCGTACCGGTACTGGCCGCCATTTCGCTGATGGCAACGGCCAAAGATCCGATGCTGCCAAAAACCATGACGATGATGGGTGGCCCGATCGATCCGCGCAAATCGCCGACCGAAGTCAACAACCTCGCGACCAAAAAACCGTTCTCGTGGTTCGAAAATACCGTGATCTACACGGTGCCAGCGAATTATCCCGGTGCCGGCCGCAAGGTCTATCCGGGCTTTCTGCAGCATGCGGGTTTTGTCGCCATGAACCCGGATCGCCACGCGCAAAGTCATTGGGAGTTCTACATGCAACTGCGCAAGGGCGATGACGCCTCGGCCGAAGAGCATCGCAAGTTTTACGATGAATACAATGCCGTGCTCGACATGCCGTCCGAGTACTACCTTGAAACCATCAAGACCGTGTTTCAAGATTTCAATCTGCCATTGGGTACATGGGAAGTAGGCGGCAAACTGGTCCGCCCGCAAGACATCAAGACAGTGGCACTGCTGACTGTCGAAGGCGAGCTCGATGACATCTCCGGTGCCGGCCAAACCCAGGCTGCGCACACGCTGTGCAGTGGCATCCCGGCCGACATGCAGGAAGACTACATCGCCGAAGGTTGCGGTCATTACGGCATTTTTGCCGGACGTCGCTGGCGTGAACTGATCTGCCCGAAAGTGGGCGCGTTCATCAAGGCGCATTCCTGA
- a CDS encoding NAD(P)/FAD-dependent oxidoreductase → MAIETDAVIIGAGPVGLFQVFELGLLEIKAHVIDSLASVGGQCVELYPDKPIYDIPAVPVCTGQELTDNLLKQIEPFGATFHLNQEVTLVEKREDGRFNLETSAGTRFVTKTIFIAAGVGSFQPRTLKVEGIDQFDNTQLFYRVRDPVRFDGKNIVICGGGDSALDWALNFVGKAESVILLHRRDEFRAAPASVAKMRELCDNYEMQLIIGQVTGFESAADGTLSGIKVTGTDGVTRRLPLDYLMVFFGLSPKLGPIAEWGLDIERKQIKVGTEKFETNVPGIFAVGDINTYPGKKKLILSGFHEAALAAFGAAPYIFPDKKIHMQYTTTSPKLHKILGVESPVFD, encoded by the coding sequence ATGGCTATCGAAACCGATGCTGTCATCATCGGTGCAGGTCCGGTCGGACTGTTTCAGGTGTTCGAACTCGGCCTGCTTGAAATCAAGGCACATGTCATTGATTCGTTGGCTTCCGTCGGCGGCCAATGCGTCGAACTGTATCCGGACAAGCCGATTTACGACATTCCGGCGGTCCCCGTCTGTACCGGCCAGGAACTGACCGACAACCTGCTCAAGCAGATCGAGCCTTTCGGTGCGACCTTCCATCTGAATCAGGAAGTTACGCTCGTAGAGAAACGCGAAGACGGCCGCTTCAATCTTGAAACGTCCGCCGGTACGCGCTTCGTGACCAAGACCATTTTCATCGCCGCCGGTGTCGGTTCGTTCCAGCCGCGCACATTGAAAGTCGAAGGCATCGATCAGTTTGACAACACGCAGCTGTTTTACCGCGTACGCGACCCGGTTCGTTTCGACGGCAAAAATATTGTCATTTGCGGCGGTGGCGACTCGGCGCTCGACTGGGCACTGAATTTTGTCGGCAAGGCCGAATCCGTGATTCTGCTGCATCGTCGCGACGAATTCCGTGCCGCCCCGGCATCAGTAGCAAAGATGCGCGAACTGTGCGACAACTACGAAATGCAACTGATCATCGGCCAGGTTACCGGCTTTGAATCGGCTGCCGATGGCACATTAAGCGGTATCAAAGTCACTGGTACCGATGGCGTGACACGTCGTTTGCCACTCGATTATCTGATGGTCTTTTTCGGTCTGTCACCAAAACTCGGCCCGATCGCGGAATGGGGCCTGGACATCGAGCGCAAGCAGATCAAGGTGGGGACTGAAAAGTTTGAAACCAACGTGCCAGGTATCTTTGCCGTCGGCGATATCAACACCTACCCGGGCAAGAAGAAACTGATACTGTCGGGTTTTCACGAAGCTGCACTGGCAGCGTTCGGAGCCGCACCGTATATTTTCCCTGACAAGAAAATCCATATGCAGTACACGACGACATCACCGAAACTGCACAAAATCCTCGGTGTCGAAAGTCCGGTCTTCGACTAA
- the fdxA gene encoding ferredoxin FdxA — protein sequence MTHVVTESCIQCRYTDCVDVCPVDCFREGPNFLSIDPDECIDCAVCVAECPVNAIYAEEDVPADQQQFIKLNIDLSRGWPSITKTKAALPEADEFKDMQAKLHLLKR from the coding sequence ATGACCCACGTTGTGACCGAATCGTGCATCCAGTGCCGCTATACCGATTGCGTGGATGTATGTCCGGTGGATTGTTTTCGCGAAGGCCCGAACTTTCTATCGATCGACCCCGATGAATGCATCGATTGCGCCGTGTGCGTGGCCGAATGTCCAGTCAATGCCATCTACGCCGAAGAAGACGTACCGGCGGATCAGCAGCAATTCATCAAATTGAATATCGACCTGTCGCGTGGCTGGCCATCGATTACGAAGACCAAGGCAGCACTGCCTGAAGCCGACGAATTCAAGGATATGCAAGCAAAATTGCACCTGCTGAAGCGCTAA
- a CDS encoding FxDxF family PEP-CTERM protein yields the protein MKFKFAAATVALVAIFASPVALAADYYFDLTDRTGSGDYTGGFSVLHNVAGDFSDKLVFTFNAMPATSGMVDVLTASASVYKFGGIFLNALTYTNNSSTYGTVSSKYSNSFLKLDAQFLDNGAPFDGTLTLLASGTTLLGGGTYSGNITATPAFASPPVSPVPEPETYAMMLAGLGLLGFAARRKAKVNQG from the coding sequence ATGAAATTTAAGTTCGCCGCTGCTACTGTTGCGCTCGTAGCCATATTTGCCTCGCCGGTTGCGTTGGCAGCAGATTACTACTTTGATCTAACTGACCGTACTGGTAGCGGTGACTACACCGGTGGTTTTAGTGTTCTGCACAACGTTGCAGGTGACTTTTCGGATAAGTTAGTGTTCACCTTTAATGCGATGCCTGCTACCTCAGGCATGGTTGATGTATTGACGGCCTCGGCATCCGTTTATAAATTTGGCGGCATTTTTTTGAATGCCCTCACTTATACGAATAATTCGTCGACCTATGGAACCGTAAGTTCGAAGTACTCGAACAGTTTTTTAAAGTTAGATGCTCAATTCTTGGATAACGGTGCGCCGTTCGATGGCACGTTGACATTACTCGCCTCTGGCACAACTTTGCTAGGTGGTGGAACTTATTCGGGAAATATCACCGCAACGCCCGCTTTTGCAAGTCCGCCTGTTTCACCAGTACCGGAGCCAGAAACCTACGCAATGATGCTCGCCGGCCTCGGCCTACTTGGATTCGCTGCGCGTCGCAAAGCAAAAGTAAATCAGGGTTAA
- a CDS encoding FxDxF family PEP-CTERM protein → MKLQYAVAALALSSAFAMPVAFADTAPIQTVALSVDTMSGDLSSDFGGIHSGTSVFNDVFNFTPVLDSGFASTLVSSFTMAGSGITFNSATLNGYNLVALTPLSPSTGFTIYNLVLGAQQFTGPLQLLVSGNSFGSISSYSGTISVSAGSPIPSPVPEPETYAMMLAGLGLLGFAARRKAKSIQG, encoded by the coding sequence ATGAAACTTCAATACGCCGTCGCCGCATTAGCACTTTCATCTGCATTTGCCATGCCAGTTGCCTTCGCAGATACCGCTCCTATACAAACCGTTGCGCTTTCTGTTGACACCATGTCGGGAGATTTGTCGTCAGATTTCGGCGGTATTCATTCCGGGACATCGGTTTTTAACGATGTGTTCAATTTCACGCCGGTACTGGACTCCGGTTTCGCGTCAACACTGGTCAGCTCGTTCACGATGGCTGGTAGCGGGATTACTTTTAATTCAGCAACTCTGAATGGATACAATCTGGTCGCGCTTACGCCACTGAGCCCATCCACTGGGTTCACCATTTACAATCTTGTGTTAGGTGCGCAGCAGTTCACAGGTCCCTTGCAACTGCTGGTGAGTGGCAACTCATTTGGTAGCATCAGCAGCTACAGCGGAACAATCTCGGTATCAGCCGGCTCTCCCATCCCTTCCCCTGTCCCCGAGCCAGAGACCTATGCAATGATGCTGGCCGGCCTCGGTCTGCTTGGTTTCGCGGCGCGTCGCAAGGCGAAGTCCATTCAGGGCTGA